A single window of Candidatus Dadabacteria bacterium DNA harbors:
- the trpS gene encoding tryptophan--tRNA ligase, with protein MSEKPILVTGDRPTGKLHLGHLVGSLRNRIRFQGEYDCFFLVANLHMLTTHYDRAVEVEENTIEMVCDWLSVGMDPERSVFYVQSQVPQITELSTILSMLCPVPRLQRIPTLKEKIQDMGVGDNYSAGLLGYPVLMAADILMFRATKVPVGEDQLSHVELTRELARRFNFLYGDYFGEPEPLISEASRLVGTDGNRKMSKSLNNCIYLADSEKEVERKVRSMYTDPKRIRADIPGTVEGNPVFIYHDLFNDDTEEVEDLKDRYRTGNVGDVEVKKKLARAINLLLEPIREKRARYEKSTDEVRDILREGTLRAKQTAEENMEQIKEKVGLFRT; from the coding sequence GTGAGCGAAAAACCGATTCTGGTTACGGGGGACAGGCCCACGGGGAAGCTTCATCTGGGGCACCTTGTGGGTTCGCTTCGAAATCGCATCAGGTTCCAAGGCGAATACGACTGCTTTTTCCTGGTCGCGAATCTCCACATGCTGACCACGCATTACGACAGGGCGGTTGAGGTTGAGGAAAACACGATCGAGATGGTATGCGACTGGCTTTCCGTGGGAATGGACCCGGAGCGCTCGGTTTTCTACGTGCAGTCCCAGGTGCCGCAGATAACGGAACTCTCAACCATACTCTCGATGCTCTGCCCAGTGCCGAGACTCCAGAGAATCCCCACACTCAAGGAGAAGATTCAGGACATGGGAGTCGGGGACAACTACTCGGCGGGACTTCTCGGATACCCCGTGCTCATGGCCGCCGACATACTGATGTTCCGTGCGACCAAGGTTCCCGTGGGCGAGGACCAGCTGAGCCACGTTGAGCTCACGAGAGAGCTTGCCAGGAGATTTAATTTTCTCTACGGGGATTACTTCGGGGAGCCTGAACCGCTCATAAGCGAAGCGTCGCGTCTTGTGGGCACCGACGGAAACAGGAAGATGAGCAAGAGCCTTAACAACTGCATATATCTCGCCGACAGCGAGAAGGAAGTTGAGCGCAAGGTAAGGAGCATGTATACAGACCCCAAGAGAATAAGGGCCGACATACCGGGCACCGTGGAAGGAAACCCGGTTTTTATCTATCACGATCTTTTCAATGACGACACAGAGGAGGTCGAAGACCTCAAGGACCGCTACAGGACCGGGAATGTCGGTGATGTCGAGGTAAAGAAGAAACTTGCGCGCGCGATAAATCTTCTCCTTGAGCCCATAAGAGAGAAAAGGGCGCGGTACGAGAAAAGTACGGACGAGGTAAGGGACATACTGCGCGAGGGAACTCTCAGGGCGAAACAGACGGCCGAAGAGAACATGGAGCAGATAAAGGAAAAAGTGGGTCTTTTCCGCACGTGA
- the ribB gene encoding 3,4-dihydroxy-2-butanone-4-phosphate synthase → MNSIEEIIDDVKQGKLVILVDDEDRENEGDFVIPAENATAEAINFMATHGRGLICLSLTQEDAERLALQPIKPEYNEALEHTAFTVPIDAKKGVTTGISTHDRASTIRQAISPDSRPEDFVRPGHIFPLIAKKGGVLVRAGHTEGSVDISRLAGFHPASVICEIMKEDGDMARLEDLMGFSKRHGIKIATIADLIRYRIGKESFVRRVAEAEVPTEYGVFRAIAFENEIDGLQHMAFVKGELSPEEDTLVRVHSDCAISDIFGSLYCHSRAKLTQSLKMIEANGSGVLVYINQESSNGGFAKKIGRYSNGKIKEMPALVPERQELKAELRHYGVGAQILRGLGVRDIRLLTNNPIKVKGLEGFGLRLVGSVPIDISDYMEKEIAMGKSADFSNILSISK, encoded by the coding sequence ATGAATTCCATTGAAGAAATTATTGATGACGTAAAACAGGGCAAACTTGTAATACTGGTGGATGACGAAGACAGGGAAAACGAGGGAGATTTTGTCATACCTGCGGAGAACGCTACCGCGGAAGCGATCAATTTCATGGCCACTCACGGCCGCGGTCTTATCTGTCTCTCCCTTACCCAGGAAGACGCTGAGCGCTTGGCTCTCCAACCCATAAAGCCCGAGTACAATGAAGCTCTGGAACACACGGCTTTCACCGTTCCCATAGATGCGAAAAAAGGGGTTACGACCGGCATATCAACCCATGACAGGGCTTCAACGATAAGACAGGCGATATCCCCGGATTCAAGGCCTGAGGATTTCGTACGTCCCGGACATATCTTCCCGCTTATAGCTAAAAAGGGCGGAGTGCTTGTCCGCGCCGGCCACACCGAAGGCTCAGTCGACATATCAAGGCTGGCGGGTTTCCACCCGGCGTCGGTTATCTGCGAGATAATGAAGGAGGACGGAGACATGGCGCGTCTTGAGGACCTGATGGGTTTCTCGAAACGCCACGGCATAAAGATCGCCACTATAGCCGATCTGATAAGGTACAGGATAGGTAAGGAGAGCTTCGTGCGCAGGGTTGCTGAGGCGGAGGTGCCTACCGAGTACGGGGTTTTCCGTGCCATCGCTTTTGAAAATGAAATAGACGGTCTTCAGCACATGGCCTTTGTGAAGGGGGAACTGAGCCCCGAAGAAGATACGCTTGTCAGGGTGCACTCCGACTGCGCCATAAGCGACATTTTCGGTTCGCTTTACTGCCACAGCAGGGCGAAGCTTACACAGTCCCTCAAAATGATAGAGGCAAACGGCTCCGGAGTTCTTGTCTACATAAACCAGGAGTCAAGCAACGGGGGATTTGCGAAAAAGATAGGGCGCTATTCAAACGGGAAGATAAAGGAGATGCCCGCCCTTGTTCCGGAGAGACAGGAACTCAAGGCTGAACTCAGGCATTATGGAGTGGGAGCCCAGATACTCAGGGGTCTTGGAGTGCGCGACATAAGACTTCTCACTAACAACCCGATAAAGGTAAAGGGACTTGAGGGCTTCGGACTCAGGCTGGTCGGGAGCGTTCCCATAGACATCTCGGATTACATGGAAAAGGAAATTGCAATGGGAAAAAGTGCTGATTTCAGTAATATTCTTTCAATATCAAAGTAA
- the ribE gene encoding 6,7-dimethyl-8-ribityllumazine synthase: MPETIEGKLSAGKFRFAIVSSRVNSFVTNPMTEGAIDTLVRHGAAERSIDVIKVPGSFEVPLAVKKAALSGKYDAVVAIGAIIRGQTSHFDFLASQVTKDLSAVALETGVPVCSGIITTETTEQAIERAGVKAGNRGSEAALGALEMVNLVKVLS; the protein is encoded by the coding sequence ATGCCTGAAACGATAGAAGGAAAACTGAGCGCCGGGAAATTCCGTTTCGCCATAGTGTCAAGCAGGGTAAACAGTTTCGTAACAAACCCCATGACGGAGGGGGCGATTGATACCCTCGTTCGCCACGGCGCCGCCGAGAGGTCTATAGACGTGATAAAGGTTCCGGGTTCTTTCGAGGTGCCGTTGGCGGTGAAAAAGGCGGCGCTGTCGGGAAAATACGATGCCGTCGTGGCGATCGGAGCCATAATAAGGGGGCAGACTTCCCATTTTGATTTTCTCGCTTCGCAGGTGACAAAGGATTTATCCGCGGTGGCTCTTGAGACCGGGGTGCCCGTCTGCTCCGGCATAATAACCACGGAAACGACCGAGCAGGCTATTGAGAGGGCAGGGGTCAAGGCCGGGAACAGAGGAAGCGAAGCCGCGCTCGGCGCGCTTGAGATGGTCAATCTCGTAAAAGTGCTTTCCTAG
- the nusB gene encoding transcription antitermination factor NusB yields MGKRRLSRETALQFLYQVDSASGGSSPQTSGLRSDFRSFCSFHQGTADGETLEFAFTLCRGVLENIDTIDGILNRSSEHWRVSRMSMIDRNILRLSVYEIAFLSDIPLPVTIDEAIEVAKEFGSETSAAFINGILDKIGKEMEEGGSGDDK; encoded by the coding sequence ATGGGGAAAAGAAGGCTATCAAGAGAGACCGCCCTTCAGTTCCTCTATCAGGTTGATTCAGCCTCTGGGGGCAGTTCTCCGCAGACATCCGGTCTGCGTTCCGACTTCAGATCATTCTGTTCATTTCATCAGGGGACGGCGGACGGCGAAACACTTGAATTTGCGTTTACGCTCTGCCGGGGGGTTCTTGAGAATATAGACACAATAGACGGCATCTTGAACAGATCTTCTGAGCACTGGAGGGTGTCGAGAATGTCCATGATAGACAGGAACATTCTGCGCCTCTCGGTTTACGAAATCGCTTTCTTGAGCGATATACCTCTGCCTGTTACTATAGACGAGGCGATCGAAGTGGCCAAGGAGTTCGGGTCTGAGACCTCCGCCGCGTTTATAAACGGCATTCTCGACAAGATAGGAAAAGAGATGGAAGAAGGCGGGTCGGGCGATGATAAATGA
- the trpD gene encoding anthranilate phosphoribosyltransferase, whose translation MINEVISKLVEGGDLSEREVTAVFDLMMEGKLPETQMAAFLTALRIKGETVSEITGVAKALLGKAEKIDCDRETAVDLCGTGGDGSGTFNISTTAAFIVSGAGVTVAKHGNRSVSSPVGSADVLEALGVKIDISPSLAQKCLLEAGIAFLFAPVYHPAMRNVAKCRKDLGIRTVFNLIGPVVNPAGVRNQVMGVYSPQLLVSVAEVLKNLGSQKVMVIHGEGCMDEITVTGSTKVAELRDGEIAEYDLHPEDFGVKIHSREELTGGTSAAENAEITLSVLEGGDGGAKTDASLLNAMAAIYVSGNAASLSEALVLARDSLLSGAARRKLEMLVEITNRNQPNDS comes from the coding sequence ATGATAAATGAAGTGATCTCAAAACTTGTGGAAGGCGGGGATCTCTCTGAGAGAGAGGTGACTGCGGTCTTTGACCTTATGATGGAGGGGAAACTTCCCGAGACTCAGATGGCCGCCTTTCTTACGGCTCTTCGCATTAAGGGGGAAACCGTTTCCGAGATAACCGGCGTGGCGAAGGCCCTTCTGGGCAAGGCGGAAAAGATAGACTGCGACAGGGAAACCGCAGTGGACCTCTGCGGGACCGGCGGCGACGGAAGCGGGACGTTTAACATATCCACAACCGCCGCCTTCATAGTCTCGGGAGCAGGAGTCACGGTCGCAAAACACGGAAACAGGTCGGTTTCAAGCCCGGTCGGAAGCGCGGACGTTCTGGAAGCGCTTGGAGTAAAAATAGATATCTCCCCGTCTCTCGCGCAGAAATGTCTTCTGGAAGCGGGCATAGCTTTTCTTTTCGCTCCCGTATATCACCCCGCCATGAGGAATGTCGCCAAGTGCAGAAAGGATCTCGGAATAAGGACTGTTTTTAATCTGATAGGTCCCGTGGTAAATCCCGCGGGAGTGAGAAATCAGGTTATGGGAGTCTACTCACCGCAGCTTCTCGTTTCTGTTGCCGAAGTGCTTAAAAATCTGGGTTCGCAGAAGGTGATGGTGATTCACGGAGAAGGGTGCATGGACGAGATAACCGTTACGGGGAGCACGAAAGTGGCCGAACTTCGCGACGGCGAAATCGCCGAGTACGATCTGCACCCCGAAGATTTCGGCGTGAAAATACACTCCCGCGAGGAGCTCACAGGCGGCACAAGCGCGGCCGAAAATGCGGAGATAACCCTCTCTGTGCTCGAAGGAGGGGATGGCGGCGCGAAAACAGACGCAAGCCTGCTTAACGCCATGGCTGCCATATACGTTTCAGGCAACGCGGCGAGCCTTTCGGAAGCACTAGTTCTGGCCAGAGATTCTCTTTTGAGCGGTGCCGCGCGCAGGAAGCTTGAGATGCTCGTTGAAATTACCAACCGTAACCAGCCGAATGATTCTTGA
- the trpC gene encoding indole-3-glycerol phosphate synthase TrpC, producing MKLPTVTSRMILDDIVAYKRQELDEAKKKLPLGELVSASADRSPAIDFAALHAETRGVKIISEIKRASPSKGVIRDDFDHLSIAREYEASGAFALSVLTDRRFFGGDISYLSDIRTHSALPILRKDFTIDPYQIYEARCHGADLVLLIVAVLDRGQIEEYLSLARSLGMNCIVEVHGEEELETALLAGGQIIGINNRDLRTFDVSLDVSKRLSAMVPEGKIVISESGISSVADMEGLMACGIDTFLIGETFMRAKSPGEALRALLC from the coding sequence TTGAAATTACCAACCGTAACCAGCCGAATGATTCTTGACGACATAGTTGCGTATAAAAGGCAGGAACTGGATGAGGCGAAAAAAAAGCTTCCTCTCGGGGAACTCGTGTCTGCCTCCGCGGACCGTTCACCGGCCATTGATTTCGCCGCTCTTCACGCAGAGACACGCGGGGTGAAAATAATATCGGAAATAAAGCGGGCTTCTCCCTCCAAGGGTGTCATAAGGGATGATTTCGACCATCTCTCCATTGCCCGGGAGTATGAAGCCTCGGGGGCCTTCGCGCTTTCGGTTCTTACCGACCGCAGGTTCTTCGGAGGCGATATTTCCTATCTCTCCGATATAAGAACTCACTCGGCGCTTCCGATTCTGAGAAAGGATTTCACCATAGACCCCTACCAGATCTATGAGGCAAGGTGCCACGGGGCCGACCTCGTGCTGCTTATAGTCGCCGTATTGGACCGCGGGCAGATAGAGGAATATCTTTCCCTCGCGCGCTCCCTCGGGATGAACTGCATCGTTGAGGTGCACGGCGAGGAGGAACTGGAGACCGCCCTGCTGGCGGGGGGCCAAATAATCGGCATAAATAACAGGGATCTTCGGACATTCGACGTTTCGCTTGATGTCTCAAAGAGGCTCTCCGCCATGGTGCCCGAAGGGAAAATCGTAATAAGTGAAAGCGGCATATCGTCAGTTGCTGACATGGAGGGACTTATGGCCTGCGGTATAGACACTTTTCTTATAGGAGAAACGTTCATGAGAGCAAAAAGCCCCGGAGAGGCCCTTCGCGCTCTTCTTTGCTGA
- a CDS encoding DUF5683 domain-containing protein, translated as MRGRKKPWLAVLLSLFFPGLGQLYNGQFSKAVSIFALIIIVNVLSREPLEVFLEFADTRTLEDVPRSTLTLVAGYSLATLFIAGISIYDASVTARKINLDIEEKQP; from the coding sequence ATGCGTGGAAGAAAAAAACCCTGGCTGGCGGTACTGCTCTCCCTTTTTTTCCCGGGACTGGGACAGCTCTACAACGGGCAGTTCTCTAAGGCCGTCTCGATATTCGCTCTTATAATAATAGTGAACGTTCTCTCCCGTGAGCCGCTTGAGGTTTTCCTTGAATTTGCGGACACCCGGACGCTTGAAGATGTTCCCCGCTCTACGCTTACTCTCGTTGCCGGGTATTCTCTTGCGACGCTTTTCATTGCGGGGATATCCATTTATGACGCTAGCGTGACGGCCAGGAAAATAAATCTTGATATCGAAGAAAAACAGCCTTGA
- the tpx gene encoding thiol peroxidase, whose amino-acid sequence MERENAVKLKGAPLTLIGPELKRGDQAPDFRCVENLGSEVSLENFGNDVKVFNVVVSVDTPVCDVQIRRFNEEAATLSDSVRIVTVSMDLPFAQSRYCGAAEVDRVGTASDYQYASFGEAYGVLIKENRLLARAIFVVGRDNVIEHVEYVEDIVNEPDYDAALEAIKSIG is encoded by the coding sequence ATGGAAAGAGAAAATGCTGTAAAGCTGAAGGGGGCTCCGCTTACCCTTATCGGTCCTGAACTGAAAAGAGGTGATCAGGCTCCCGATTTCAGGTGCGTGGAGAACTTGGGAAGCGAGGTAAGCCTTGAGAATTTCGGCAATGATGTGAAGGTGTTCAACGTGGTGGTTTCGGTGGATACGCCGGTCTGCGATGTTCAGATCAGGAGGTTCAACGAGGAAGCGGCGACGCTTTCTGATTCGGTCCGGATAGTAACGGTGAGCATGGATCTTCCGTTCGCCCAGAGCCGCTACTGCGGGGCCGCGGAGGTGGATAGGGTAGGGACGGCGTCAGATTACCAGTACGCCTCTTTCGGAGAGGCATATGGCGTGCTTATAAAGGAGAACAGGCTTCTTGCCCGCGCGATTTTCGTTGTGGGTCGCGATAACGTGATTGAGCACGTTGAGTACGTTGAAGACATAGTGAATGAACCGGATTATGACGCGGCGCTTGAGGCCATAAAATCAATAGGGTAG
- a CDS encoding peroxiredoxin yields MGRSLEIGSQAPDFEAETYGAEKVRLSDFYSKGTVVLYFYPKDSTTGCIMEACSLRDAEGELASLGVKVLGVSTDGVKSHEKFRDRFSLNFPLLSDKKRKIVDLYGARWKLIPIVARRTTFLIEKGGRIAYIWDKVKPSSHAEEVLGKVKELGL; encoded by the coding sequence ATGGGAAGAAGTCTTGAGATAGGGAGCCAGGCTCCTGATTTTGAAGCCGAAACCTACGGGGCGGAGAAGGTAAGGCTGAGCGATTTTTACTCTAAAGGGACGGTTGTGCTTTACTTTTATCCCAAGGACAGCACTACAGGCTGCATCATGGAAGCCTGTTCGCTTCGCGATGCTGAGGGGGAACTTGCGTCTCTCGGGGTAAAGGTTCTGGGGGTAAGCACAGACGGGGTAAAGTCCCATGAGAAGTTCAGAGACAGGTTTTCACTCAACTTCCCGCTGCTCAGCGACAAAAAAAGGAAGATAGTGGATCTTTACGGGGCAAGGTGGAAGCTTATCCCCATTGTTGCCCGCAGGACCACATTTCTTATAGAGAAAGGTGGCAGGATAGCGTATATTTGGGACAAGGTTAAACCCTCTTCCCACGCCGAAGAGGTGCTGGGCAAGGTAAAAGAACTGGGTCTCTGA
- a CDS encoding iron-sulfur cluster assembly protein: MNGTTEKPGVTEDDVMEILGDIYDPEIPIDIVNLGLVYRVAIEDSRVNIDMTMTSPGCPAATQIVAEAKYLVEELDGVSEVNIEIVWDPPWDPGKMSEAAKESLGMF; this comes from the coding sequence ATGAACGGGACGACTGAAAAACCCGGAGTTACCGAAGATGACGTGATGGAGATTCTCGGCGACATATACGATCCCGAGATACCCATAGATATAGTCAATCTGGGACTTGTTTACCGGGTTGCCATAGAAGATTCCAGGGTGAATATCGATATGACTATGACGTCTCCCGGATGTCCCGCCGCAACACAGATAGTTGCCGAGGCCAAGTACCTTGTCGAGGAACTTGACGGGGTCTCCGAAGTGAACATCGAGATCGTGTGGGATCCGCCCTGGGATCCGGGAAAGATGAGCGAAGCGGCAAAGGAAAGCCTGGGGATGTTCTGA
- a CDS encoding peroxiredoxin, giving the protein MGENLEIGSQAPDFETETYGAEKIRLSDFYSKGTVALYFYPRDNTPGCTKEACSLRDAEGELVSLGVQILGVSTDGVKSHENFRDKFSLNFPLLSDKSREIVNLYGVRSKFDSARRVTFLIEKGGRIAHIWNKVKTSSHAEEVTEKVRELGL; this is encoded by the coding sequence ATGGGAGAAAATCTTGAGATAGGGAGCCAGGCTCCTGATTTTGAAACTGAAACCTACGGAGCGGAGAAGATAAGGCTGAGCGACTTCTACTCTAAAGGAACCGTGGCGCTTTACTTCTATCCCAGAGACAACACTCCGGGCTGTACCAAGGAGGCCTGCTCGCTTCGCGACGCTGAGGGGGAGCTTGTGTCTCTCGGGGTGCAGATCCTTGGGGTAAGCACAGATGGAGTAAAGTCCCATGAGAACTTCAGAGACAAGTTTTCACTCAACTTCCCGCTGCTTAGCGACAAGAGCAGGGAGATAGTTAATCTCTACGGGGTGAGAAGCAAGTTTGACAGCGCCCGCAGGGTCACTTTTCTTATAGAAAAAGGTGGCAGAATAGCCCACATCTGGAACAAGGTAAAGACCTCGTCTCACGCTGAAGAGGTAACCGAGAAGGTAAGGGAACTGGGTTTGTAG
- the bioD gene encoding dethiobiotin synthase, with protein sequence MKDLPKAVFITGTDTGVGKTVVTAALAALLSEKGLATGVIKPFQTGTDLEGLSDAEFIYAFLGRDCVMSEVSPCRLKVPLSPYRAAAIEGTDIPLEKIIEHTRDYISRNEVTLVEGAGGLCVPVTGSYMMADLAVSLDAPMVIVARPGLGTLNHTGLSLEYARQRGADVLGVVINGFPGTADVASATNPAVFRDVFSVDILGVLPHFPGLDVEGGSFSGLRGIGESCFPPLFGGKFSEDVFLEELSRKADW encoded by the coding sequence ATGAAGGATCTTCCCAAAGCCGTTTTCATAACCGGCACCGACACGGGAGTGGGGAAAACCGTGGTTACCGCGGCGCTTGCAGCCCTTCTTTCCGAAAAAGGCCTTGCGACCGGAGTAATAAAGCCGTTTCAGACCGGAACGGATCTCGAAGGTCTGAGCGACGCCGAGTTTATCTACGCATTTCTGGGAAGGGACTGCGTGATGTCGGAGGTTTCTCCCTGCCGCCTGAAAGTCCCTCTTTCTCCCTATCGCGCAGCCGCGATTGAGGGGACTGATATTCCTCTTGAGAAAATAATAGAACATACGCGGGATTACATATCCCGAAACGAGGTAACCCTGGTTGAAGGCGCGGGAGGTCTCTGCGTGCCTGTTACCGGGAGTTATATGATGGCTGACCTTGCCGTTTCCCTCGATGCGCCGATGGTTATCGTCGCGCGCCCGGGGCTCGGCACCCTTAACCATACCGGCCTTTCGCTTGAGTACGCGAGGCAAAGGGGCGCAGATGTGCTCGGGGTGGTGATAAACGGGTTTCCGGGGACTGCGGACGTGGCTTCAGCGACCAATCCCGCCGTCTTTAGGGATGTTTTCTCGGTGGACATACTCGGGGTGCTGCCCCATTTCCCGGGGCTTGACGTCGAAGGCGGCTCCTTTTCCGGACTCAGGGGTATTGGGGAGAGCTGTTTTCCCCCTCTTTTCGGAGGCAAATTCTCAGAGGATGTCTTTTTAGAGGAACTTTCCCGGAAAGCGGATTGGTGA
- a CDS encoding cytochrome c3 family protein, whose amino-acid sequence MKRERFLPIAIAVLLVMAGFYLYAETAESSDKGPAQPVLFSHKIHAGDNQIQCQTCHSYTEVSPHPGIPSVQKCMGCHSYVAGRDVEYTTQGGQTINIREEINKVKGYWQRQEPIPWVKVTGMYGTTSAGMPEFVRFNHKRHIKRGFECSTCHGEVEKMDVVHKAEDLTMGFCISCHEENADNEQHKTELKDCLTCHY is encoded by the coding sequence ATGAAGAGAGAGAGATTTCTGCCTATTGCTATAGCCGTTTTGCTTGTGATGGCGGGTTTTTACCTTTACGCCGAAACTGCCGAGAGCAGCGACAAGGGCCCCGCGCAGCCGGTTCTTTTCAGCCACAAGATACACGCCGGGGATAACCAGATACAATGTCAGACCTGCCACAGCTACACGGAAGTTTCTCCCCATCCCGGTATTCCCTCGGTGCAGAAGTGCATGGGATGTCATTCCTATGTTGCCGGAAGGGACGTTGAGTACACAACGCAGGGAGGGCAGACGATCAACATAAGAGAGGAGATAAACAAGGTAAAGGGTTACTGGCAAAGGCAGGAACCGATACCGTGGGTAAAGGTTACAGGAATGTACGGCACAACCTCCGCGGGAATGCCGGAGTTTGTACGTTTTAACCACAAAAGGCACATAAAGCGCGGATTTGAGTGCAGCACCTGCCACGGGGAAGTCGAGAAAATGGACGTGGTGCACAAGGCAGAGGACCTGACGATGGGATTCTGCATATCGTGTCATGAAGAAAACGCCGACAACGAGCAACATAAAACCGAACTTAAGGATTGTCTGACCTGTCATTACTAG